The following DNA comes from Syntrophorhabdus sp..
AGGTAGCCGATGGTCGTGTCGATGATGGCGTTTCCGCCAAGGCCCCTCACCTGGAACCTGTCTCCTGCCCGCACCTTTCCTATCACTCCGTACGAAACACCTTTGAATACCTTCTTGAAGGCGTCAAGGTCACCTTCCCTGACGGTCGCGACGAACCTGCTTGCCGATTCGGAGAAGAGGAGGATGTCGTCGCGGTGCACACCTGAAGTGGGGACTGCCGTGAGGTCGACCTCGATGCCCCTGTCCCCGGCGAAGGCGCTCTCGGCAAGACAGCAGGCGAGGCCGCCGTCGGAGATATCGTGGCAGGAGCGGATGAGACCCGCCTTGATGGCCTTCTCCAGTGCCTGGAAGGTCTTCTTCGCCTCTTTCCCGCGCACGCGGGGGGCAATGTTCCCTACCCGCCCGAATCGGGCGAAATACTCGCTTCCCCCCATCTCCCCGTAAGTGGTGCCGATAACGACGATAAGATCACCAGGGTCCTTCATGTCCATGGTGACGACCCTCTCCACGTCATCGATGACGGAGATGCAGGAAACGAGAACGGTCTGGGGAACCGATATCTTTATATCGTTGTGCATGTAATCGTTCTTCATGCTGTCCTTCCCCGAGATGCAGGGGGTGCCGAAGAGGGTCGTGTAGTCGTAGAGGGCCCTGTTGGCGCGAACGAGCTGGGCAAGCTTGTAGGGTCCCTCGGGGTTCTTCTCGGACAGCACCGGGTCGGACCAGCAGAAGTTGTCGAGCAATGCCATCCTCTTCAGGGAGCCGCCTGCGGCAATATTGTTCCTTATGGCCTCGTCTATGGCGCAGGCTACCATGTTGTACGTGTCGAAACGGCTGTATTTCGGGCATATCCCGTGACTGATGACAGCGCCGTTCGCGCTCGTGAGGTCCGGGCGCACCACCCCCGCGTCGGCGGGACCGTCGTTGTGCCTCCCCGTGAGGGGTTTCGCGACGCTCGAACCCTGCACCTCGTGGTCGTACTGGCGCACCACGTACTCCTTGCTGCACACGTTCCAGCGGCGAAGGACGGACGCGAGCGTCTCCGCGTAATCGGCGGGTTCGGCAAGGGGCTCTTCGTCGACCATCCTGCGCTCCCACTTTGCCTTGAGGTTCATCTTCGGCAGGCCCTCGTGGAGGAATTCCATATCGAGGTAGCCCACCGTCGTGCCATCGTAAAGAACGTGGAAACGCCCGCTGTCGGTGAACTCGCCGAGCACCGTCGAGAGGACGCTCATCTTGCGGGACAGTTCGAGGAACTCAGCAAGCTTCTCCGGCGGCACGGCCACGGTCATGCGCTCCTGTGCCTCAGACAAGAGGATCTCCCAGGGGGAGAGACCGTGATACTTGAGGGGCGCCCTCTCGAGGTGCATGACACACCCGTTCGTGTCGGTGGCCATCTCACCCACTGACGACGAAAGGCCGCCCGCCCCGTTGTCGGTGATGGAGCTGTACAGTCCCCTGTCCCTGGCGATGAGCAGGAAATCGGTCATGCGCTTCTGGGTGATGGGATCGCCTATCTGCACGGCACTCGTGGGAGACACCTCGGAGAGTTCCTCCGACGAGAAAGTGGCGCCGTGGATGCCGTCCTTGCCGATCCTGCCGCCCACCATGACGATGTGGTCGCCAACGTTGGCCTGCTTGAGATACGATGCCTCACCCCGTATCGTGACGGGCATGATGCCGCAGGTTCCGCAGAACACGAGGGGCTTGCCGAGATAGTTCTCGTCGAAGACGAGGGAGCCATTGACCGTCGGGATACCGCTCTTGTTGCCCCCGTGCTCGACACCCTCACGGACCCCTTCCAGGACCCTCTTGGGGTGAAGGAGCCGGGGAGGTATCCCGCCCCTGTGATCGGGGTCGGCGAAGCAGAAGACATCGGTGTTGAACACGAGCCGCGCGCCCTTGCCCGTGCCGAAGGGGTCCCGGTTGACACCGACGATCCCCGTCAGGGCGCCACCGTACGGGTCGAGGGCCGACGGCGTGTTGTGCGTCTCCACCTTGAAGGCAAGATTGTGTCTGCGATTGAACTTGATGACGCCGGCGTTGTCCTTGAAAACGGAGAGACAGAGATCGTTCCTGCCTTTCCTCCTCCGGATCTCTTCCGTGGACCC
Coding sequences within:
- a CDS encoding phosphoribosylformylglycinamidine synthase — protein: MAHRIEISCREGLRDVPGEKLKRRIKSDLGIEVEDARVVDVYTIDAALDPQILSILRDDAFVDPVVHRGLLDAATPTDADWVVEVGYKPGVTDNVGRTAKEVVEAMAGRPFENGEAVYNSRMYFLKGQLSEDDVHRIAVDILANVLINRYSLKDRVRYDREGGMGTFVPRVAIATEPVVENIDVASLSIDELMRINRERTWALSRDELLAVKAYFADAAVVAARQAVGLDGRPTDVEIEAIAQTWSEHCKHKIFNARIEYEDEGRVETIDSIFKTYVVGSTEEIRRRKGRNDLCLSVFKDNAGVIKFNRRHNLAFKVETHNTPSALDPYGGALTGIVGVNRDPFGTGKGARLVFNTDVFCFADPDHRGGIPPRLLHPKRVLEGVREGVEHGGNKSGIPTVNGSLVFDENYLGKPLVFCGTCGIMPVTIRGEASYLKQANVGDHIVMVGGRIGKDGIHGATFSSEELSEVSPTSAVQIGDPITQKRMTDFLLIARDRGLYSSITDNGAGGLSSSVGEMATDTNGCVMHLERAPLKYHGLSPWEILLSEAQERMTVAVPPEKLAEFLELSRKMSVLSTVLGEFTDSGRFHVLYDGTTVGYLDMEFLHEGLPKMNLKAKWERRMVDEEPLAEPADYAETLASVLRRWNVCSKEYVVRQYDHEVQGSSVAKPLTGRHNDGPADAGVVRPDLTSANGAVISHGICPKYSRFDTYNMVACAIDEAIRNNIAAGGSLKRMALLDNFCWSDPVLSEKNPEGPYKLAQLVRANRALYDYTTLFGTPCISGKDSMKNDYMHNDIKISVPQTVLVSCISVIDDVERVVTMDMKDPGDLIVVIGTTYGEMGGSEYFARFGRVGNIAPRVRGKEAKKTFQALEKAIKAGLIRSCHDISDGGLACCLAESAFAGDRGIEVDLTAVPTSGVHRDDILLFSESASRFVATVREGDLDAFKKVFKGVSYGVIGKVRAGDRFQVRGLGGNAIIDTTIGYLKEAWQAPFKEIFE